Proteins found in one Streptococcus criceti HS-6 genomic segment:
- the prmA gene encoding 50S ribosomal protein L11 methyltransferase, whose product MDKWQELSVVVNREAQEAVANILVESGSQGVAIEDSADYLGPVGKYGELFPEVEQSDMIRITAYYPESMAIEAIKSEVSQAIRQLPDFGLKTGQMSLSHHELAEADWAENWKRYYQPTRISHDLTIVPSWTDYQPSQGEKIIKLDPGMAFGTGTHPTTKMSLYALEQVLRGGETVLDVGTGSGVLSIASSLLGAKAIYAYDLDDVAVRVAQENIALNPDMGNIHAATGNLLEGVDQEADVIVANILADILVNLTDDAYRLVKDEGYLILSGIIAEKLDLVLEAAYSSGFLLETQMMQGEWHTLIFKKTDDLSGVIGG is encoded by the coding sequence ATGGACAAGTGGCAAGAGTTAAGTGTTGTGGTTAATCGGGAGGCTCAGGAAGCGGTGGCTAATATTTTAGTAGAGTCAGGCAGCCAAGGGGTAGCTATTGAGGATAGTGCGGACTATCTTGGACCTGTTGGCAAGTATGGTGAGCTCTTCCCAGAGGTTGAGCAGTCTGACATGATTAGGATTACAGCCTACTATCCTGAGTCAATGGCTATCGAAGCTATCAAATCTGAGGTCAGCCAAGCTATCCGACAGCTGCCAGATTTTGGCTTGAAAACGGGTCAGATGAGCCTATCTCATCATGAATTGGCTGAGGCGGATTGGGCGGAAAACTGGAAGAGGTACTACCAGCCGACTCGTATCAGTCACGATTTAACCATTGTGCCAAGTTGGACGGACTACCAACCCTCTCAGGGTGAAAAAATTATTAAGCTAGATCCCGGTATGGCTTTTGGGACAGGAACCCATCCAACGACTAAAATGAGTCTTTATGCCTTGGAGCAGGTCCTGCGGGGCGGTGAAACAGTTCTAGATGTGGGGACGGGTTCTGGTGTCCTTTCTATCGCCAGCTCCCTGCTGGGGGCCAAGGCCATCTATGCTTATGACCTAGATGATGTAGCTGTTCGGGTGGCTCAGGAAAATATTGCTCTCAACCCTGATATGGGCAATATTCATGCAGCTACCGGCAACCTTCTTGAAGGTGTGGATCAGGAAGCAGATGTCATTGTGGCCAATATTCTAGCGGATATCTTAGTCAACTTGACCGATGACGCTTACCGTCTGGTCAAAGATGAAGGCTATCTGATTCTCTCAGGCATTATTGCTGAGAAACTGGATCTTGTCTTAGAAGCTGCCTATAGTAGCGGCTTCCTGCTAGAAACCCAGATGATGCAAGGCGAATGGCATACCCTCATTTTCAAAAAGACCGATGACCTGTCAGGGGTAATTGGAGGTTAG
- a CDS encoding P-loop NTPase fold protein has product MLQKKYIGSYSQNARDYFSLLPAEKEIVEKLKNIYRNEEGIFILCGNRGSGKSSLKNISLEAVNYDKADKKVFVINVSFFSGNKDFHREILMQIPHAIEARIEEIKNGIGHLVSDNRNLYITPRYDEEEKEKEYGRSEMHQISVRLSTIQKKIDRIVLNNTTDIENVHRELSNHRKSVVEKFNGLNLQYGFQKKQIPSFKEFSEVRIKSFRREVKELEEKVEGVEKALDELKKLHEFLRLSQNQLRYFDTEITRIETYLESTTSTVSTKNSIDLSVDLGIVKLGTQLRGEDDSKKLEEQSQELKNIVTEELKERQLFRLLQNMSEFFNITFSIDELDKCSTATVINMIDKNKMLFFDCNVTTLLITDVATAISLSEESDYISEPNIVVVPDLTVLDHVYRVNSKGMNLSYDFIDILNYYFMSKMNNRELNYSRKYEGKSGFSKGFELYKFMNSYLYRDLNKLYQPIVLKFYWELIDLLDFVGELSKEEYEQFENSFFKKNDLHSLKVKFIVRKIITQLTAQSFEYAFILGDERSRYRHSKVLTEFNIKKGQVANFLEQLALKPTILSDDDNFLKINKRDCQTGGLYDFRHDLSQYLIELGFNDEIFRNILLELSKPKEKYISNNMKYRFADHQFYDPYQGIDDARSVVERENTVGVILFYPYDHSENADPTHRPLRNGIVVTVNNFDEAVLYPYLGYIGLHSHKPYYLADFKKELENQDIPIYEVEDENLWNKCFEQDGQELEDKIFKVCESKIKQWLDELRKVRS; this is encoded by the coding sequence ATGTTACAGAAAAAATATATTGGTTCTTATAGTCAAAATGCTAGAGATTATTTTTCCTTACTGCCTGCTGAAAAAGAAATAGTAGAGAAGTTAAAAAATATCTACAGAAATGAAGAAGGAATTTTTATTCTTTGTGGAAATAGAGGGTCAGGAAAATCGAGTTTGAAAAATATTTCCTTGGAAGCTGTAAATTATGATAAAGCAGACAAAAAGGTTTTTGTAATAAATGTCTCTTTCTTTAGTGGTAATAAAGATTTTCATAGAGAAATTTTGATGCAAATTCCTCACGCAATCGAAGCTAGAATTGAAGAAATAAAAAATGGGATAGGACATCTGGTTAGTGATAATAGAAATCTCTATATTACTCCAAGATATGATGAAGAAGAAAAGGAAAAAGAGTATGGTCGATCAGAAATGCATCAAATATCTGTCAGGCTCTCAACCATCCAGAAAAAGATTGATAGGATAGTACTTAATAACACTACGGATATTGAAAATGTCCATCGTGAGTTATCGAATCACAGAAAAAGTGTAGTTGAAAAGTTTAACGGATTAAATCTACAATATGGATTTCAAAAGAAGCAAATACCTTCTTTTAAAGAATTTAGTGAAGTAAGAATAAAAAGTTTTCGGCGTGAAGTTAAAGAACTGGAGGAAAAAGTTGAGGGAGTTGAAAAAGCGTTAGATGAACTAAAGAAATTACATGAATTCTTACGTTTATCTCAAAACCAACTGAGATATTTCGATACAGAAATAACTCGAATAGAAACCTATTTAGAATCAACAACATCGACAGTGTCAACTAAAAACTCAATTGATTTAAGTGTTGATTTAGGTATTGTAAAATTAGGAACACAGTTACGAGGAGAGGACGATTCAAAAAAACTTGAGGAACAATCTCAGGAATTGAAAAATATCGTGACTGAAGAACTAAAAGAGCGTCAGCTATTTAGGCTTTTGCAAAATATGTCAGAGTTTTTTAATATTACTTTTTCTATAGATGAATTAGATAAATGTAGCACTGCGACAGTAATTAATATGATTGATAAAAACAAGATGCTGTTCTTTGATTGTAATGTCACTACGCTTTTGATTACTGATGTAGCGACAGCGATTTCATTATCAGAAGAATCAGATTATATTTCTGAGCCGAATATTGTTGTTGTTCCTGATTTGACTGTTTTAGACCATGTTTATAGGGTAAATAGTAAGGGGATGAATTTAAGTTATGATTTTATTGATATTTTAAATTATTATTTCATGAGTAAAATGAATAATAGAGAATTAAATTATAGTAGAAAATATGAGGGAAAATCAGGTTTTTCCAAGGGGTTTGAACTTTATAAATTTATGAATTCCTACCTTTATAGAGATTTAAACAAACTATATCAACCAATTGTATTGAAGTTTTATTGGGAATTGATTGATTTATTAGATTTTGTTGGAGAATTATCAAAAGAGGAATATGAACAGTTTGAAAATAGTTTTTTCAAAAAGAATGATTTGCATTCTTTAAAGGTCAAATTTATTGTTCGTAAAATAATAACTCAGTTGACAGCACAATCTTTTGAATATGCCTTTATTCTTGGAGATGAAAGAAGTAGATATAGACATAGTAAAGTATTAACTGAGTTTAATATTAAAAAAGGTCAAGTTGCTAATTTTTTGGAACAGTTAGCTTTAAAACCCACAATACTTTCTGATGATGATAATTTTTTAAAAATTAATAAAAGAGACTGTCAAACTGGAGGACTCTATGATTTTAGACATGACTTATCACAATATTTAATAGAATTGGGATTTAATGATGAGATCTTTAGAAATATCTTGTTAGAACTATCTAAGCCAAAAGAAAAATATATTTCTAATAATATGAAGTATCGATTTGCGGACCACCAATTTTATGATCCTTACCAAGGTATTGATGATGCAAGATCTGTCGTAGAGAGAGAAAATACAGTTGGTGTCATTTTATTCTATCCATACGATCACTCGGAGAATGCTGATCCTACTCATCGACCGTTACGAAATGGTATTGTTGTGACTGTGAATAATTTTGATGAAGCAGTATTATATCCTTATCTTGGTTATATCGGCTTACATTCTCATAAACCATATTATCTAGCAGATTTTAAAAAAGAATTAGAAAATCAAGATATTCCTATTTATGAGGTGGAAGACGAGAACTTATGGAATAAGTGTTTTGAACAAGATGGTCAAGAGCTTGAGGATAAAATTTTTAAAGTGTGTGAAAGTAAAATTAAACAATGGTTAGATGAACTACGAAAGGTGAGGAGTTAG
- a CDS encoding DUF3013 family protein, translating to MAKYGFLSVLEEELEEHFDYDFAMDWDKRNHAVEVSFALEAQNLAAIATVDDKGELSDQDVLFEDYVIFYNPEKSRFNPDDYLVAVSYQPKKGLSREFLGYFAETLNTVATEGLSDLMDFLSDDTIQEFGLHWDTDAFEHGRAKLIETEFFEYPRY from the coding sequence ATGGCTAAGTATGGATTTTTATCAGTTCTGGAGGAGGAGTTAGAAGAGCATTTTGATTATGACTTCGCCATGGACTGGGACAAGCGAAATCACGCTGTAGAAGTGTCCTTCGCCTTAGAAGCACAAAATCTGGCAGCTATTGCAACCGTCGATGACAAGGGAGAGCTCTCAGATCAGGATGTCCTCTTTGAAGATTATGTGATCTTTTATAATCCTGAGAAATCAAGATTTAACCCAGATGACTACCTAGTGGCCGTCTCCTATCAGCCTAAAAAAGGGCTGTCACGCGAATTCTTAGGCTATTTTGCAGAAACCTTGAACACTGTTGCAACCGAAGGCCTCAGCGATCTGATGGACTTCCTCAGCGATGATACCATCCAAGAATTCGGCCTCCATTGGGATACTGATGCTTTTGAACATGGCAGAGCTAAACTCATCGAGACAGAGTTCTTTGAGTATCCGAGGTATTAG
- a CDS encoding DUF4947 domain-containing protein, translated as MLLCLLASGAFLVACNPKSHSSSDQTNVTSSANDGSPSTRGKFHKNRHPDDLPVDADSAKKDKIYATDGSEIYYEGSSSGLTASAPDYKGYTADTVKQILGNPDSIINDSSQMVIALKQDEPKRIINLFKNKDITREEARAFNWKAVDFSLGNLHNYYIYEYKEKDIILLFNAGSNTLVYVTPNPAYVYWR; from the coding sequence TTGCTGTTATGCCTGCTGGCATCCGGCGCTTTTTTGGTAGCCTGTAACCCAAAAAGTCATTCAAGCTCCGATCAGACGAACGTCACCAGCTCGGCAAACGATGGGAGTCCAAGTACTAGGGGAAAGTTTCATAAGAATCGCCATCCAGATGATCTGCCTGTGGATGCTGATTCTGCCAAAAAAGATAAGATTTATGCAACCGATGGCAGTGAGATTTATTATGAGGGGTCCAGCTCAGGTTTAACCGCTTCTGCCCCTGACTACAAGGGGTATACCGCTGATACAGTCAAGCAAATTCTCGGCAACCCTGATTCAATTATTAATGACAGTTCGCAGATGGTAATTGCCTTAAAGCAAGATGAACCAAAGCGCATCATCAACCTCTTTAAAAACAAAGATATTACTCGTGAAGAGGCTCGGGCTTTTAACTGGAAAGCTGTGGATTTCTCCTTAGGCAATCTTCACAATTACTATATCTACGAGTATAAAGAAAAAGATATTATCCTTCTCTTCAATGCTGGCAGCAATACCTTAGTTTACGTTACTCCTAATCCTGCCTATGTCTACTGGCGATAA
- the dapD gene encoding 2,3,4,5-tetrahydropyridine-2,6-dicarboxylate N-acetyltransferase, which translates to MTAQKMNAQEIIAYIGNAKKKTNVKVTFEGQLAGNVPESVTKLGNVLFGDWKDIQPLLVNLTENKDYVVEQDGRNSAVPLLDKRHINARIEPGAIIRDQVTIEDNAVVMMGAVINIGAEIGAGTMIDMGAILGGRATVGKNSHIGAGAVLAGVIEPASADPVRIGDNVLVGANAVVIEGVQVGNGSVVAAGAIVTQDVPENVVVAGVPARVIKKIDTKTQQKTALEDALRNL; encoded by the coding sequence ATGACTGCACAGAAAATGAACGCCCAAGAAATTATTGCCTATATCGGAAATGCTAAAAAGAAGACCAATGTCAAGGTCACCTTTGAAGGCCAGTTGGCAGGAAATGTCCCTGAATCTGTAACAAAGCTAGGTAACGTTCTCTTTGGTGACTGGAAAGACATCCAGCCCCTTCTGGTCAACTTGACTGAAAATAAGGACTATGTGGTTGAACAGGATGGTCGCAACTCTGCTGTTCCCCTGCTTGATAAACGTCATATCAATGCTCGGATTGAACCGGGTGCTATCATCCGCGACCAAGTGACCATCGAAGACAATGCCGTGGTCATGATGGGAGCCGTTATCAATATCGGTGCTGAAATCGGTGCCGGAACCATGATTGATATGGGAGCCATCTTGGGTGGTCGGGCAACCGTTGGTAAGAACAGCCATATCGGTGCTGGCGCTGTTCTGGCTGGTGTGATTGAGCCAGCTTCTGCTGACCCCGTCCGGATTGGTGACAATGTTTTAGTCGGTGCTAATGCCGTTGTTATTGAAGGGGTTCAGGTTGGCAATGGTTCGGTCGTTGCTGCTGGTGCTATCGTTACCCAAGATGTTCCTGAAAATGTTGTTGTTGCCGGAGTCCCAGCTCGTGTCATCAAGAAAATTGATACCAAGACACAACAAAAAACGGCTTTGGAAGATGCCCTGCGCAACCTCTAA
- a CDS encoding N-acetyldiaminopimelate deacetylase — protein MLDLIKIRRELHQIPEIGLEEYQTQKYLLDKITEITHGKNFVEQRTWRTGILVFLHGSAPEKTVGWRTDIDALPVEEATGLDFASQHEGRMHACGHDIHMTTALGLLDALVQKQPKNNLLFLFQPAEENLAGGKLMYEEDAFGNWVPDEFYGLHVRPDLKVGDIATNTSTLFAGTCETFVTFKGTGGHAAFPHKANDALVAAAYFVTQVQTIVSRNVDPIEGAVVTFGSLHAGTTNNVIAEEAKLHGTIRTLTQEMNLLTQKRLQEIAEGVARSFGLEVDVELVQGGYLPVENDPNLAKDLMTFFDQKTDANLIDILPAMTGEDFGYLLHQIPGVMFWLGVDSVYHLHSPKMSPNEDALPFAVETISKFLNYRAN, from the coding sequence ATGTTAGATTTAATTAAAATCCGCCGAGAGCTCCACCAGATTCCTGAAATTGGCTTAGAAGAGTATCAAACACAAAAGTACCTTTTGGATAAGATTACTGAAATTACTCACGGCAAGAATTTTGTTGAGCAAAGAACCTGGAGAACTGGTATCTTAGTTTTTTTACATGGCTCGGCTCCCGAAAAAACAGTAGGCTGGAGAACAGACATCGATGCTCTGCCCGTAGAAGAAGCTACAGGTTTGGACTTTGCCAGTCAGCACGAGGGACGGATGCACGCCTGCGGTCATGACATCCACATGACCACGGCTTTGGGACTGTTAGATGCTCTAGTTCAAAAACAACCCAAAAATAATTTACTTTTTCTCTTTCAACCCGCTGAGGAAAATTTGGCTGGGGGTAAGCTTATGTATGAAGAAGATGCCTTTGGTAATTGGGTACCAGATGAATTTTACGGCCTCCATGTTCGACCGGATTTAAAGGTTGGCGATATCGCTACCAATACTAGCACCCTGTTTGCTGGAACCTGCGAAACCTTTGTAACTTTCAAGGGCACTGGTGGCCACGCCGCCTTCCCTCACAAGGCCAACGATGCTCTGGTTGCTGCAGCCTACTTTGTGACCCAAGTTCAAACCATCGTCAGTCGTAACGTTGATCCGATTGAAGGGGCTGTCGTCACGTTCGGGTCGTTGCATGCTGGAACTACTAATAATGTCATCGCTGAAGAAGCTAAATTACACGGGACCATTCGCACACTGACTCAAGAAATGAACTTGTTAACTCAAAAACGACTTCAGGAAATTGCAGAAGGTGTTGCTAGATCCTTTGGTTTAGAGGTAGATGTTGAACTGGTTCAAGGGGGATATCTGCCTGTTGAAAATGACCCTAATTTAGCTAAGGACTTGATGACCTTCTTTGACCAAAAGACAGATGCCAATCTGATTGATATCCTGCCAGCTATGACCGGTGAAGATTTTGGTTACTTACTTCATCAAATTCCCGGAGTTATGTTCTGGCTAGGTGTTGATTCAGTTTATCATCTTCACAGTCCAAAAATGAGCCCTAATGAGGATGCTCTGCCATTTGCAGTCGAGACCATCAGCAAATTTCTGAACTATCGTGCCAATTAA
- a CDS encoding 5-formyltetrahydrofolate cyclo-ligase: MLKNEIRQTVLKQLKAQNRERKAEIDKALLEQVLASSEYQEAKTLATYLAFDFEYNTKALITQAQKDGKVVLVPKTHPKSQMTFTEYTPKQLEMTKFGLLEPIKEHPVAKTSIDLIHVPGIAFNSQGYRIGFGAGFYDRYLKDFQGDTISTIYPCQEIDFHADLHDVPVRKVFIYDGQRF; encoded by the coding sequence ATGTTAAAAAACGAGATTCGGCAAACTGTTTTAAAGCAGCTAAAAGCGCAAAATAGAGAGCGTAAAGCTGAGATTGACAAGGCTTTACTGGAGCAGGTCCTAGCTAGTTCAGAATATCAAGAAGCCAAAACTTTGGCAACCTATCTGGCTTTTGATTTCGAGTATAATACCAAGGCCCTAATTACTCAGGCTCAAAAAGACGGGAAAGTCGTTTTAGTACCAAAAACCCACCCTAAAAGTCAGATGACTTTTACGGAATACACCCCAAAACAACTAGAAATGACTAAATTTGGTCTCTTAGAGCCCATAAAGGAGCATCCTGTCGCTAAAACTAGCATTGACCTAATTCATGTCCCGGGTATAGCTTTTAACTCACAAGGCTACCGTATCGGATTTGGAGCAGGTTTTTACGACCGCTATTTAAAGGATTTCCAAGGAGATACAATCAGTACTATCTATCCCTGTCAAGAGATCGATTTTCATGCTGATCTGCATGATGTCCCAGTTAGAAAGGTCTTTATCTATGATGGTCAAAGATTTTAA
- a CDS encoding rhomboid family intramembrane serine protease, protein MVKDFKKYPVTYALLAFTLLVFLALQVIYFGESTTGPAIYHFGGMFGRAVQYDHKQIWRLLSPIFVHIGWEHLIFNGVTLYFVGRIAEELWGSGKFFLLYLLAGLMGNAATLFFTPTVVSAGASTALFGLFAAIVIVGYIGNSSILKQVGNQFLVLIALNLAFNLMDLMSGHPSISLVGHLGGLLGGGLVALFLPMKRYRSGIPTSLKITALIAYLVFFIGMVLLSIS, encoded by the coding sequence ATGGTCAAAGATTTTAAAAAATATCCAGTCACCTATGCCCTGCTGGCCTTTACTCTATTAGTCTTTTTAGCCCTGCAAGTTATTTATTTTGGGGAATCTACGACCGGCCCCGCTATCTACCACTTTGGCGGCATGTTCGGCCGAGCAGTCCAGTACGACCACAAACAAATCTGGCGCTTGCTTTCCCCAATATTTGTCCATATCGGCTGGGAGCATCTAATTTTTAACGGCGTTACCCTCTACTTTGTCGGTCGTATCGCTGAGGAACTTTGGGGATCCGGAAAATTTTTCCTTCTCTACCTTCTAGCAGGTCTGATGGGAAATGCTGCTACCCTATTTTTTACACCGACTGTAGTTTCAGCAGGAGCATCAACTGCTCTCTTTGGACTCTTCGCAGCTATAGTCATTGTCGGTTATATCGGCAATAGCTCCATTCTTAAACAAGTCGGTAACCAATTCTTAGTTTTAATTGCTCTTAATCTAGCTTTTAATCTGATGGATTTAATGTCAGGTCATCCTAGCATAAGCCTTGTTGGGCATCTGGGGGGGCTGTTAGGGGGAGGACTTGTTGCCCTCTTTCTCCCTATGAAACGCTATCGTTCTGGAATTCCTACTAGTCTGAAAATTACCGCCCTCATTGCCTATCTGGTTTTTTTCATCGGCATGGTTCTCCTCTCAATTTCCTGA
- the yaaA gene encoding peroxide stress protein YaaA, translating into MKFLIPPAKEVRAHSQGHHVSLPDRSQPILKILAQVNPSELEKIYKIKSDAAKIEAQHLTALQNGKALSYPALGLFNGLMYRQIDRDLTDLDKKFTREHIFITSAFYGIINALADIAEHRLDFSCKVQVNGRSLKNYWRPVYDDFLKSIMNNEPVISLLSSEFESVFSPQLAKSLIRITFQEESAGQLKTHSTISKKGRGQLLNQIIKQKIQTIEVLKTLNFSGFSYRQELSTDQHLVFIKTIE; encoded by the coding sequence ATGAAATTTTTAATTCCTCCTGCAAAAGAAGTGCGCGCTCACTCTCAAGGTCATCACGTTTCCCTTCCAGACAGAAGCCAACCTATCCTAAAAATCTTGGCTCAAGTTAATCCATCAGAATTAGAAAAAATTTATAAGATCAAGTCCGATGCTGCAAAAATAGAAGCCCAGCATCTGACAGCTTTACAGAACGGAAAGGCACTTAGCTACCCAGCTTTAGGACTTTTCAACGGTCTGATGTATCGTCAAATTGACAGAGACTTGACCGATCTTGATAAAAAGTTTACAAGAGAGCATATTTTTATTACCTCTGCTTTCTATGGTATTATCAACGCTTTAGCTGATATTGCTGAACATCGCTTAGATTTCAGCTGTAAAGTCCAAGTCAATGGTCGATCTCTGAAAAACTACTGGCGACCTGTTTATGACGATTTCCTCAAGTCTATTATGAATAACGAACCTGTTATCTCCCTTCTATCGAGTGAATTTGAATCAGTTTTCTCACCCCAGCTGGCAAAATCACTTATTAGAATTACTTTTCAAGAGGAAAGCGCTGGACAACTCAAGACCCATTCAACTATCTCCAAGAAAGGGCGTGGCCAGTTACTAAACCAGATCATCAAACAGAAGATTCAAACGATTGAAGTCTTGAAAACATTGAATTTTTCTGGCTTTTCCTATCGCCAAGAGCTCTCGACTGATCAGCATTTGGTTTTTATCAAAACAATTGAATAG
- the nrdG gene encoding anaerobic ribonucleoside-triphosphate reductase activating protein: MNNPKPQEWKAEELSQGRIIDYKAFNFVDGEGVRNSLYVSGCMFHCEGCYNAATWSFKAGIPYTQELEEQIMADLAQPYVQGLTLLGGEPFLNTGILLPLVKRIRKELPEKDIWSWTGYTWEELMLETPDKLELLNLIDILVDGRFDITKKNLMLQFRGSSNQRIIDVKKSLDQNQVVIWDKLNDGQATYEQVSRDDLI; the protein is encoded by the coding sequence ATGAATAATCCAAAACCGCAGGAATGGAAAGCTGAGGAACTGAGTCAAGGACGGATTATTGACTATAAGGCTTTTAACTTTGTTGATGGCGAGGGGGTCAGAAATTCCCTCTATGTCAGTGGCTGTATGTTTCATTGTGAGGGCTGCTATAATGCGGCTACTTGGTCATTTAAGGCAGGTATTCCATACACACAAGAGCTTGAAGAACAGATTATGGCTGATCTAGCCCAGCCTTATGTACAGGGCCTAACTTTGCTCGGTGGAGAACCCTTCCTCAATACAGGAATTTTACTGCCCTTGGTCAAGCGAATTCGCAAGGAGTTACCAGAAAAAGATATCTGGTCTTGGACAGGCTATACCTGGGAAGAACTCATGCTGGAAACACCGGATAAGTTAGAATTGTTGAATCTTATTGATATCTTGGTAGATGGCCGTTTCGATATCACGAAGAAGAATTTAATGCTTCAGTTCCGAGGTTCTTCGAATCAACGGATTATTGATGTCAAGAAATCCTTGGATCAAAACCAAGTTGTTATCTGGGATAAGCTCAATGATGGGCAGGCCACTTACGAGCAGGTTAGTCGAGATGATTTAATATAG
- a CDS encoding GNAT family N-acetyltransferase: MELRRPRLEDKVAILNLMAEFEKEHSPHAGSFWDSQNFDYEAWLEQNQATELGLNLTDDRVPAIQFVAFSDAGQALGFLNLRLRLNDTLMKIGGHIGYSVRPSQRGKGYAKEMLTKALQVCQSKNIKQALVTCYSDNPASRAVILANGGILDTIVDGVERYWIEVGRK; this comes from the coding sequence ATGGAGTTGAGACGACCTAGATTAGAAGATAAAGTGGCAATTTTAAATCTAATGGCAGAATTTGAAAAAGAGCACTCTCCCCATGCGGGTAGTTTTTGGGATAGTCAGAACTTTGACTATGAAGCTTGGCTTGAGCAAAATCAGGCAACTGAGTTAGGGTTGAACCTGACAGACGATCGGGTACCGGCTATCCAATTTGTAGCCTTTTCCGATGCGGGGCAAGCTCTAGGTTTTCTCAATCTTCGCCTACGGCTAAATGATACCTTGATGAAGATTGGTGGTCACATTGGTTATTCTGTTAGACCCAGCCAGAGGGGCAAAGGATATGCCAAAGAGATGTTGACAAAAGCTTTACAGGTCTGTCAATCTAAGAATATCAAGCAAGCCTTGGTAACCTGTTATAGTGACAATCCAGCCAGCCGAGCAGTTATTCTGGCTAATGGTGGTATTCTGGACACTATAGTTGATGGCGTGGAGCGCTATTGGATAGAAGTAGGGAGAAAATAG
- a CDS encoding IreB family regulatory phosphoprotein, translating to MAEDKNFTTDTVLFKLDEDTNTLKDDLIMVSRALNEIGYDAVNQIVGYILSGDPAYIPRHNNARNNIRRHHPDEIVDELVRYYLQEKSLISE from the coding sequence ATGGCAGAAGACAAGAATTTTACCACTGATACAGTTCTATTCAAGTTAGATGAGGATACTAATACCTTAAAGGATGACCTGATCATGGTCTCTCGCGCGCTTAATGAGATTGGCTATGATGCCGTTAATCAAATTGTCGGCTATATTCTCAGTGGTGATCCAGCTTATATTCCTCGTCATAATAACGCCCGCAATAATATTCGGCGCCACCATCCTGATGAAATTGTTGATGAGTTAGTACGTTATTATTTACAGGAAAAATCACTGATTTCAGAATAA